Proteins from one Dermacentor variabilis isolate Ectoservices chromosome 1, ASM5094787v1, whole genome shotgun sequence genomic window:
- the LOC142576567 gene encoding uncharacterized protein LOC142576567 — MEPTARAGLIHVLLALSCATLALAGGYYPGKKSRGGGQHQQQQQVKMPPITRTWHMTSVSDCSLERCQQICEEHYGATKLDVTGRCDGDGCNCEYREPCRQMPCYQSCLRTKRGKLNLKANCIRHECFCKWDNHCIASTCEALCLRDHKGKEGVRGLCVGEDCSCRWN; from the exons ATGGAGCCGACAGCGAGAGCAGGATTGATCCACGTCCTTCTCGCACTGTCCTGCGCTACGCTCGCCTTGGCCGGCGGCTACTATCCAGGCAAGAAGAGCCG CGGAGGTGGCCAACACCAGCAACAACAACAAGTCAAAATGCCCCCAATAACAAGAACATGGCACATGACATCTGTGTCCG ATTGCAGCCTGGAGCGATGCCAGCAGATCTGCGAAGAGCACTACGGCGCCACCAAGCTCGACGTGACCGGGCGTTGCGACGGTGACGGCTGCAACTGCGAGTATCGTGAAC CGTGCAGGCAGATGCCATGCTACCAAAGCTGTCTGAGGACCAAGCGCGGAAAGCTGAACCTGAAGGCGAACTGCATCAGACACGAGTGCTTCTGCAAGTGGGACAACC ACTGCATAGCTTCCACCTGTGAGGCCTTGTGCCTTAGGGACCACAAGGGAAAGGAAGGAGTGAGGGGACTTTGCGTCGGCGAGGACTGCAGCTGCAGGTGGAACTGA